A window from Citrus sinensis cultivar Valencia sweet orange chromosome 5, DVS_A1.0, whole genome shotgun sequence encodes these proteins:
- the LOC102629844 gene encoding protein BONZAI 3-like isoform X2: protein MGLCLSGSDVRGGKQAVGGAQLRPTSAADHTNVSGQNDAVDFFFKSRGLQALFTQIELSLSASKLRDLDIASKSDPMAVVYAKKRDGRLEEIGRTEVIMNNLNPAWIGKISIAFQFEIVQPLVFRVYDVDTKYHNIPVKMLKLEDQDFLGEASCVLSEIVTKQNRTLTLKLHNNYGLRVSRNFGTLSVHAEETVASKSAVEIAFRCSHLQNVDLFSKSDPFLRISRIVESGNSVPIYKTEVINNNLNPIWRPITLSMQQFVSKENPLIIECFDFNTSGNHVLMGKIQKSVGDLEKLHQERTGATFMLPSTQRGHDKVLKSQLFVEKFVEKEQYSFLDYISSGFELNFMVAVDFTASNGNPRNPNSLHYIDPSGRLNSYQQAITEIGEVIQFYDSDRRFPAWGFGGKTFDGTVSHCFNLNGRAGGFEVDGVEGIMAAYASALNNVALAGPTLFGQVINTAARIAGQSLSYDRSKYFVLLIITDGVLTDLQETKDALVRASDLPLSILIVGVGGADFTQMEILDADNGRRLESSTDRVATRDIVQFVPMREVHSGQISVVQALLEELPGQFLTYMRCRDIKPLNVQMAQTCA from the exons TTATCTTTATCTGCTTCAAAGTTACGTGATCTTGACATCGCATCAAAG AGTGATCCCATGGCAGTTGTGTATGCAAAGAAAAGAGATGGGAGGCTGGAGGAGATTGGACGTACAGAGGTGATTATGAACAATCTGAATCCTGCTTGGATTGGAAAGATTTCAATTGCTTTTCAGTTTGAGATCGTCCAGCCCTTGGT CTTTCGTGTGTATGATGTGGATACCAAGTACCACAATATTCCAGTGAAG ATGCTAAAGTTGGAGGATCAAGACTTCCTGGGAGAAGCTAGTTGTGTTCTCTCTGAG ATAGTGACTAAACAAAATCGAACTTTAACCTTAAAACTCCATAACAATTATGGACTTCGAGTTTCAAGAAACTTTGGGACACTCTCTGTCCATGCTGAGGAAACGGTTGCTTCCAAGAGTGCTGTTGAAATAGCATTCCGTTGCTCACATTTGCAAAATGTAGACCTGTTTTCCAAAAGT GATCCATTCTTAAGAATATCTAGAATTGTTGAGAGTGGAAATTCTGTTCCTATCTACAAGACTGAGGTGATAAACAATAACTTGAATCCCATTTGGAGACCAATAACTTTGAGCATGCAACAATTTGTGAGCAAG GAAAACCCATTAATCATTGAATGTTTTGATTTCAATACCAGTGGAAATCACGTACTGATGGG taaaattcagAAATCAGTTGGAGACCTGGAGAAACTTCATCAAGAAAGAACTGGTGCAACTTTTATGTTACCATCAACTCAACGTGGCCATGACAAG GTTCTGAAAAGTCAGTTGTTTGTTGAAAAGTTTGTTGAGAAAGAGCAATATAGTTTTCTGGATTACATATCTAGTGGCTTTGAGTTGAATTTTATGGTTGCAGTCGACTTTACAG CTTCAAATGGAAATCCTCGAAATCCAAATTCTTTGCACTATATTGATCCTTCAGGCAGATTGAATTCTTACCAGCAG GCAATAACGGAAATTGGGGAGGTCATACAATTTTATGATTCTGATAGACGCTTTCCTGCATGGGGATTTGGAGGGAAGACATTTGATGGCACTGTATCACATTGTTTTAACTTGAATGGAAGAGCAGGTGGCTTTGAG gTAGATGGAGTTGAAGGCATTATGGCTGCTTATGCAAGCGCTctaaacaatgttgctttggCAGGACCGACTCTGTTTGGTCAAGTGATCAACACAGCTGCACGAATTGCTGGACAGTCCCTCTCATACGACAGAAGCAAGTATTTCGTCTTACTTATTATAACG GATGGAGTTCTGACAGATCTCCAAGAAACGAAAGATGCTTTGGTAAGGGCTTCTGATCTTCCCCTGTCAATTCTAATTGTGGGTGTGGGAGGTGCAGATTTTACACAAATGGAG ATTCTTGATGCTGATAATGGCCGTAGATTAGAGAGCTCTACTGATCGGGTAGCTACCAGAGATATAGTACAATTTGTTCCAATGCGAGAAGTTCATA GTGGGCAAATTTCTGTTGTACAAGCACTTTTGGAGGAGCTGCCTGGTCAGTTTCTGACCTACATGCGCTGCAGAGATATCAAACCACTCAATGTTCAGATGGCCCAAACATGCGCTTGA
- the LOC102629844 gene encoding protein BONZAI 3-like isoform X4, whose product MGLCLSGSDVRGGKQAVGGAQLRPTSAADHTNVSGQNDAVDFFFKSRGLQALFTQIELSLSASKLRDLDIASKSDPMAVVYAKKRDGRLEEIGRTEVIMNNLNPAWIGKISIAFQFEIVQPLVFRVYDVDTKYHNIPVKMLKLEDQDFLGEASCVLSEIVTKQNRTLTLKLHNNYGLRVSRNFGTLSVHAEETVASKSAVEIAFRCSHLQNVDLFSKSDPFLRISRIVESGNSVPIYKTEVINNNLNPIWRPITLSMQQFVSKKSVGDLEKLHQERTGATFMLPSTQRGHDKVLKSQLFVEKFVEKEQYSFLDYISSGFELNFMVAVDFTASNGNPRNPNSLHYIDPSGRLNSYQQAITEIGEVIQFYDSDRRFPAWGFGGKTFDGTVSHCFNLNGRAGGFEVDGVEGIMAAYASALNNVALAGPTLFGQVINTAARIAGQSLSYDRSKYFVLLIITDGVLTDLQETKDALVRASDLPLSILIVGVGGADFTQMEILDADNGRRLESSTDRVATRDIVQFVPMREVHSGQISVVQALLEELPGQFLTYMRCRDIKPLNVQMAQTCA is encoded by the exons TTATCTTTATCTGCTTCAAAGTTACGTGATCTTGACATCGCATCAAAG AGTGATCCCATGGCAGTTGTGTATGCAAAGAAAAGAGATGGGAGGCTGGAGGAGATTGGACGTACAGAGGTGATTATGAACAATCTGAATCCTGCTTGGATTGGAAAGATTTCAATTGCTTTTCAGTTTGAGATCGTCCAGCCCTTGGT CTTTCGTGTGTATGATGTGGATACCAAGTACCACAATATTCCAGTGAAG ATGCTAAAGTTGGAGGATCAAGACTTCCTGGGAGAAGCTAGTTGTGTTCTCTCTGAG ATAGTGACTAAACAAAATCGAACTTTAACCTTAAAACTCCATAACAATTATGGACTTCGAGTTTCAAGAAACTTTGGGACACTCTCTGTCCATGCTGAGGAAACGGTTGCTTCCAAGAGTGCTGTTGAAATAGCATTCCGTTGCTCACATTTGCAAAATGTAGACCTGTTTTCCAAAAGT GATCCATTCTTAAGAATATCTAGAATTGTTGAGAGTGGAAATTCTGTTCCTATCTACAAGACTGAGGTGATAAACAATAACTTGAATCCCATTTGGAGACCAATAACTTTGAGCATGCAACAATTTGTGAGCAAG AAATCAGTTGGAGACCTGGAGAAACTTCATCAAGAAAGAACTGGTGCAACTTTTATGTTACCATCAACTCAACGTGGCCATGACAAG GTTCTGAAAAGTCAGTTGTTTGTTGAAAAGTTTGTTGAGAAAGAGCAATATAGTTTTCTGGATTACATATCTAGTGGCTTTGAGTTGAATTTTATGGTTGCAGTCGACTTTACAG CTTCAAATGGAAATCCTCGAAATCCAAATTCTTTGCACTATATTGATCCTTCAGGCAGATTGAATTCTTACCAGCAG GCAATAACGGAAATTGGGGAGGTCATACAATTTTATGATTCTGATAGACGCTTTCCTGCATGGGGATTTGGAGGGAAGACATTTGATGGCACTGTATCACATTGTTTTAACTTGAATGGAAGAGCAGGTGGCTTTGAG gTAGATGGAGTTGAAGGCATTATGGCTGCTTATGCAAGCGCTctaaacaatgttgctttggCAGGACCGACTCTGTTTGGTCAAGTGATCAACACAGCTGCACGAATTGCTGGACAGTCCCTCTCATACGACAGAAGCAAGTATTTCGTCTTACTTATTATAACG GATGGAGTTCTGACAGATCTCCAAGAAACGAAAGATGCTTTGGTAAGGGCTTCTGATCTTCCCCTGTCAATTCTAATTGTGGGTGTGGGAGGTGCAGATTTTACACAAATGGAG ATTCTTGATGCTGATAATGGCCGTAGATTAGAGAGCTCTACTGATCGGGTAGCTACCAGAGATATAGTACAATTTGTTCCAATGCGAGAAGTTCATA GTGGGCAAATTTCTGTTGTACAAGCACTTTTGGAGGAGCTGCCTGGTCAGTTTCTGACCTACATGCGCTGCAGAGATATCAAACCACTCAATGTTCAGATGGCCCAAACATGCGCTTGA
- the LOC102629844 gene encoding protein BONZAI 3-like isoform X8 yields MAVVYAKKRDGRLEEIGRTEVIMNNLNPAWIGKISIAFQFEIVQPLVFRVYDVDTKYHNIPVKMLKLEDQDFLGEASCVLSEIVTKQNRTLTLKLHNNYGLRVSRNFGTLSVHAEETVASKSAVEIAFRCSHLQNVDLFSKSDPFLRISRIVESGNSVPIYKTEVINNNLNPIWRPITLSMQQFVSKENPLIIECFDFNTSGNHVLMGKIQKSVGDLEKLHQERTGATFMLPSTQRGHDKVLKSQLFVEKFVEKEQYSFLDYISSGFELNFMVAVDFTASNGNPRNPNSLHYIDPSGRLNSYQQAITEIGEVIQFYDSDRRFPAWGFGGKTFDGTVSHCFNLNGRAGGFEVDGVEGIMAAYASALNNVALAGPTLFGQVINTAARIAGQSLSYDRSKYFVLLIITDGVLTDLQETKDALVRASDLPLSILIVGVGGADFTQMEILDADNGRRLESSTDRVATRDIVQFVPMREVHSGQISVVQALLEELPGQFLTYMRCRDIKPLNVQMAQTCA; encoded by the exons ATGGCAGTTGTGTATGCAAAGAAAAGAGATGGGAGGCTGGAGGAGATTGGACGTACAGAGGTGATTATGAACAATCTGAATCCTGCTTGGATTGGAAAGATTTCAATTGCTTTTCAGTTTGAGATCGTCCAGCCCTTGGT CTTTCGTGTGTATGATGTGGATACCAAGTACCACAATATTCCAGTGAAG ATGCTAAAGTTGGAGGATCAAGACTTCCTGGGAGAAGCTAGTTGTGTTCTCTCTGAG ATAGTGACTAAACAAAATCGAACTTTAACCTTAAAACTCCATAACAATTATGGACTTCGAGTTTCAAGAAACTTTGGGACACTCTCTGTCCATGCTGAGGAAACGGTTGCTTCCAAGAGTGCTGTTGAAATAGCATTCCGTTGCTCACATTTGCAAAATGTAGACCTGTTTTCCAAAAGT GATCCATTCTTAAGAATATCTAGAATTGTTGAGAGTGGAAATTCTGTTCCTATCTACAAGACTGAGGTGATAAACAATAACTTGAATCCCATTTGGAGACCAATAACTTTGAGCATGCAACAATTTGTGAGCAAG GAAAACCCATTAATCATTGAATGTTTTGATTTCAATACCAGTGGAAATCACGTACTGATGGG taaaattcagAAATCAGTTGGAGACCTGGAGAAACTTCATCAAGAAAGAACTGGTGCAACTTTTATGTTACCATCAACTCAACGTGGCCATGACAAG GTTCTGAAAAGTCAGTTGTTTGTTGAAAAGTTTGTTGAGAAAGAGCAATATAGTTTTCTGGATTACATATCTAGTGGCTTTGAGTTGAATTTTATGGTTGCAGTCGACTTTACAG CTTCAAATGGAAATCCTCGAAATCCAAATTCTTTGCACTATATTGATCCTTCAGGCAGATTGAATTCTTACCAGCAG GCAATAACGGAAATTGGGGAGGTCATACAATTTTATGATTCTGATAGACGCTTTCCTGCATGGGGATTTGGAGGGAAGACATTTGATGGCACTGTATCACATTGTTTTAACTTGAATGGAAGAGCAGGTGGCTTTGAG gTAGATGGAGTTGAAGGCATTATGGCTGCTTATGCAAGCGCTctaaacaatgttgctttggCAGGACCGACTCTGTTTGGTCAAGTGATCAACACAGCTGCACGAATTGCTGGACAGTCCCTCTCATACGACAGAAGCAAGTATTTCGTCTTACTTATTATAACG GATGGAGTTCTGACAGATCTCCAAGAAACGAAAGATGCTTTGGTAAGGGCTTCTGATCTTCCCCTGTCAATTCTAATTGTGGGTGTGGGAGGTGCAGATTTTACACAAATGGAG ATTCTTGATGCTGATAATGGCCGTAGATTAGAGAGCTCTACTGATCGGGTAGCTACCAGAGATATAGTACAATTTGTTCCAATGCGAGAAGTTCATA GTGGGCAAATTTCTGTTGTACAAGCACTTTTGGAGGAGCTGCCTGGTCAGTTTCTGACCTACATGCGCTGCAGAGATATCAAACCACTCAATGTTCAGATGGCCCAAACATGCGCTTGA
- the LOC127902800 gene encoding probable disease resistance protein At4g27220 has product MCATTGATLRISRLNLRSSRMTVPVCSTGLMRLKEKEKRSKRTLRNGLQLASVNNIITEAEKFTGDADKANKRCFMGLCPNLKTRHQLSKEAVRQFEAIVKLREAGRFDRISYRKALEDIRLISNKDYEAFESRISTLNNVLRALQDPDVNMVGIYGMGGIGKTTLAKEVAIQFKRDQLFDQVIFVEVPQIPDIRKIQGEIADKLGLIFFEETESGRARSLYNRLKDEKKILVILDNVWESVDLQDVGIPHGDNHKGCKILMTARSEDILSRKMDCRHNFSVGVLREDEAWSLFEKMAGEYIESSEFKGVATEVANECAGLPVSIVTVARALRNKRLFEWKDALGQLRRPSSTNFKDIQPAAYSAIELSYNKLEGEELKKIFLLIGYTYISSINDVLMYGMGLGLFQGINRMEEARARVYTLVYKLKASCMLLEHGSKNEHWFSMHDVVRDVAIAIATREQNVLTMRYELVNSREWLDEGALKFYTSIVLHDSKMNVLLPEVLECPQLQLLSLWTEKSSLITLPDNFFRKLTQVRVLDLTYMHLSLLPSSLGLLTNLRTLCLYCSELQDIAVIGELKNLEILCLRGSYIEQLPVEIGQLTRLRSLDLRDCDRLQVIPPNVLSNLSHLEELYIRSFNKWEVEVEAAGVKNASLEELKHLPNLTTLELCIPDVNTLPKGLFFEKLERYRICVGRWCWEDTSPTCSRTFRLLLGTDNCISFKSGHIVQLQRIEDLCLSGLPDQDIIELVNNKLGSYSSQLKHLWVEGCQAPSPKESKRCKESTSEMRSNEIILEDHVNVPNTFFLKGGLPNLETLELYNVNVERIWKSQLPAMSCGIQTLTRLIVYGCGELRCLFSSSIDNSFIRLQHLEIDECPILEEIIVIDQQERKNVVFPQLQFLKMVDLEKLTSFCTGDVHIEFPTLETLEVIRCPEFLLTAHDLTKEVFPNLKYLTIEGKKIPMAAEFPEDMFCKLNFLDVIFEESTTISSLDFLRRFHSIRELTIRGGGYVGGVKPSYGVENWTKAIIRNLHNCCDLKHILIQESKMDNLVHLTVEYCDHLINLVPPSTSFQNLTTLKVWRCKGLINVLTSSTAKSLVRLTEMSIVDCSMITEVVADDEGNAAKDEIVFSELMDLELCDLRRLTSFCSGNCAFKFPALTYLSVDKCPNMKIFSGKELSTPSLHEVEKRWLSGEYWTWKGDLNSTIQLIYLETKEVQNHKDDSGQPSVQHQE; this is encoded by the exons ATGTGCGCAACTACAGGAGCAACTTTGAGAATCTCAAGACTGAACTTGAGAAGCTCAAGGATGACGGTGCCAGTATGCAGCACGGGGTTGATGAGgctaaaagaaaaggagaagagATCGAAAAGAACGTTGAGAAATGGCTTGCAACTTGCAAGTGTCAACAACATCATTACTGAGGCTGAGAAATTTACAGGCGATGCAGATAAAGCAAACAAGCGTTGTTTCATGGGGCTGTGTCCAAATTTGAAGACCCGCCATCAGCTTAGCAAGGAAGCGGTGAGGCAATTCGAAGCTATTGTCAAACTTCGGGAAGCTGGGAGATTTGATAGAATTTCCTACCGTAAAGCTCTGGAGGACATAAGGCTTATATCTAACAAAGACTACGAGGCATTTGAATCAAGAATCTCCACTTTGAATAATGTACTTCGTGCATTACAAGATCCTGATGTGAACATGGTTGGGATTTATGGAATGGGCGGCATCGGAAAGACGACACTAGCAAAAGAGGTTGCTATTCAGTTCAAGAGAGACCAGCTCTTTGATCAAGTGATTTTTGTGGAGGTGCCCCAGATTCCAGACATAAGAAAGATTCAAGGAGAAATCGCTGATAAATTAGGTCTCATATTTTTCGAAGAGACCGAATCTGGAAGGGCAAGGAGTCTTTATAATCGATTGAAGGATGAGAAAAAGATCCTTGTAATTTTAGATAATGTTTGGGAAAGTGTTGATTTGCAGGATGTAGGAATTCCTCACGGAGATAATCACAAGGGGTGTAAAATATTGATGACGGCAAGAAGTGAAGATATACTGTCACGGAAGATGGATTGCCGACATAATTTCTCAGTTGGCGTTCTAAGAGAAGACGAAGCTTGGAGTCTATTTGAGAAGATGGCAGGGGAGTACATCGAAAGTAGTGAATTCAAAGGGGTGGCCACGGAGGTGGCAAATGAATGTGCAGGTTTGCCTGTTTCCATTGTAACAGTAGCGAGGGCGTTGAGAAATAAGAGATTATTTGAATGGAAGGACGCTTTGGGACAGTTAAGAAGGCCTTCCTCAACGAACTTTAAAGATATACAGCCGGCTGCTTATTCAGCTATAGAGTTGAGTTACAACAAATTAGAAGGAGAGGAGCTCAAGAAGATCTTTTTGCTAATAGGCTACACCTACATATCGTCCATTAATGACGTGTTAATGTATGGCAtgggtttgggtttgtttCAAGGCATCAATAGGATGGAAGAAGCACGAGCTCGAGTGTATACATTGGTGTACAAACTCAAGGCTTCTTGTATGTTGCTTGAGCATGGAAGCAAAAATGAACATTGGTTTTCTATGCATGATGTTGTTCGTGATGTTGCCATAGCAATTGCAACCAGAGAACAAAATGTGCTTACGATGAGATATGAACTGGTTAATTCACGGGAATGGCTAGATGAAGGTGCGCTTAAGTTTTACACTTCGATTGTCTTACACGACAGCAAGATGAATGTTCTTCTTCCTGAAGTTTTGGAATGTCCTCAACTGCAACTTCTCTCTTTGTGGACTGAGAAATCTTCATTAATCACACTTCCAGACAATTTTTTCAGGAAGTTGACGCAAGTCAGAGTTTTAGACTTGACTTATATGCATCTATCATTACTGCCTTCATCACTTGGTCTCCTAACAAACCTTCGAACATTGTGTTTGTATTGCAGCGAATTGCAAGATATAGCTGTTATAGGAGAATTAAAGAACCTAGAAATCCTTTGCTTAAGGGGTTCTTATATTGAGCAGTTGCCTGTGGAAATAGGCCAATTGACTCGGTTAAGGTCGCTTGATTTGAGAGACTGTGACAGACTACAGGTTATTCCCCCAAatgttttatcaaatttatccCATTTGGAGGAATTATACATTCGTAGCTTTAATAAGTGGGAGGTGGAGGTGGAAGCTGCAGGGGTCAAGAATGCAAGCCTTGAAGAGTTGAAGCATTTGCCTAACTTGACCACCTTAGAATTATGCATCCCAGATGTCAACACTCTGCCGAAGGGGCTGTTCTTCGAGAAGCTGGAAAGGTACAGAATATGTGTTGGACGTTGGTGTTGGGAGGATACCTCACCTACGTGTTCTAGAACATTCAGACTCCTCCTTGGCACCGACAATTGTATCAGCTTCAAGAGTGGGCATATCGTGCAACTTCAGCGAATTGAAGACCTTTGTTTATCTGGATTGCCAGACCAAGATATCATTGAATTAGTTAATAACAAATTGGGCTCTTATTCTTCCCAACTGAAGCATCTCTGGGTTGAAGGTTGTCAAGCCCCCAGTCCGAAAGAGTCAAAG AGATGCAAGGAATCGACAAGTGAAATGCGATCGaatgaaatcattttggaGGACCATGTCAACGTTCCTAATACATTTTTCCTCAAG GGTGGGTTACCAAACTTGGAGACCTTGGAGCTGTATAATGTAAATGTGGAGAGGATTTGGAAAAGCCAACTTCCGgccatgtcttgtggcattcaAACTTTAACCCGGTTGATTGTATATGGCTGTGGGGAATTAAGATGTCTGTTTTCATCTTCTATAGATAACAGCTTTATTCGACTCCAACACCTTGAGATAGATGAGTGCCCTATTTTGGAAGAGATAATAGTCATAGACCAGCAAGAAAGGAAGAATGTTGTGTTCCCTCAGTTACAATTTCTAAAGATGGTAGATCTCGAAAAGCTCACAAGCTTCTGCACAGGAGATGTGCACATTGAATTTCCAACATTGGAAACTTTAGAAGTAATAAGGTGTCCTGAATTCCTTTTAACTGCTCATGACTTGACAAAAGAG GTATTCCccaatttgaaatatttgaccATTGAAGGAAAGAAGATACCAATGGCAGCTGAGTTTCCAGAGGACATGTTTTGCAAACTCAACTTTCTTGATGttatatttgaagagtcaACTACTATTTCATCACTTGATTTCCTTCGGAGATTTCACAGCATAAGAGAACTCACAATAAGGGGAGGAGGATATGTTGGGGGCGTTAAGCCATCATATGGAGTAGAAAATTGGACGAAGGCAATCATAAGGAATCTACACAATTGTTGTGATCTGAAGCATATTTTGATCCAGGAATCCAAAATGGACAATTTGGTTCATCTAACAGTTGAGTATTGTGACCATTTGATTAATCTAGTGCCACCTTCAACATCGTTTCAGAATCTGACAACTTTGAAGGTGTGGAGATGCAAAGGATTGATAAATGTGCTAACATCCTCGACAGCAAAGAGTTTGGTACGACTGACAGAGATGAGTATCGTTGACTGCAGCATGATAACAGAAGTAGTGGCAGATGATGAGGGAAATGCTGCAAAAGATGAAATTGTTTTCAGCGAGTTGATGGACTTGGAGCTTTGTGATTTAAGAAGACTTACAAGCTTCTGCTCTGGCAACTGCGCCTTCAAGTTCCCAGCTTTGACATATTTAAGTGTGGATAAATGCCCCAATATGAAGATTTTCTCTGGAAAAGAATTAAGCACTCCCAGTTTACACGAAGTAGAGAAACGCTGGCTGTCTGGTGAGTATTGGACTTGGAAGGGCGACCTTAATTCTACCATACAACTGATATATCTTGAAACAAAG GAAGTCCAAAATCATAAAGATGATTCAGGCCAACCTTCTGTGCAGCATCAGGAATGA